One segment of Phragmites australis chromosome 13, lpPhrAust1.1, whole genome shotgun sequence DNA contains the following:
- the LOC133887638 gene encoding cytochrome b561 and DOMON domain-containing protein At3g07570-like, which translates to MAASSSVRLLLLCLLGFCVALSHQRSSDSCGTARVAVASHVPFDSTSFRCVAAWKQEDFVLRYKNTGPSEWSFILSAPDKGSYVAVGFSGKGAMVGSSAVVGWASNGKGTVKQYYLGGKSPDECPANKGLLKLIKNKSVVVSHSGRLYLAFQLSTDYPQPHLIYAVGPDGNLPSGNSLHLSMHRNMVSRSFNYTSGMASNSGGSGDSAFPPERKHGLLGMMGWGVLMPIGMMTARYFRQLDPCWFYSHMAIQVAGFAIGIAAIVLGFRLNEDGLKNLYVHKALGIAILVMATLQVMAILARPDKTSKVRRFWNWYHHNIGRAAILVAIGNIFLGLSIAQEVSAYIVSYGVFVAVWVIAVAAFEMKRCYADDD; encoded by the exons ATGGCGGCTTCTTCTTCCGTGCGCCTGCTGCTGCTCTGCCTCCTCGGCTTCTGCGTCGCGCTGAGCCACCAGCGGTCGTCAGACTCGTGCGGCACGGCGCGCGTCGCGGTCGCCAGCCACGTGCCGTTCGACTCCACATCCTTCCGCTGCGTCGCCGCCTGGAAGCAGGAGGACTTCGTCCTGAGG TACAAGAACACCGGGCCGAGCGAATGGAGCTTCATCCTCTCGGCACCGGACAAGGGCTCCTACGTGGCAGTCGGCTTCTCGGGCAAGGGCGCGATGGTCGGGAGCAGCGCCGTCGTCGGGTGGGCGTCCAACGGCAAGGGCACCGTGAAGCAGTACTACCTTGGCGGCAAGAGCCCCGACGAGTGCCCCGCGAACAAGGGCCTCCTCAAGCTGATCAAGAACAAGTCCGTCGTCGTGTCGCACTCCGGCCGGCTCTACCTCGCCTTCCAGCTCAGCACCGACTACCCGCAGCCGCATCTGATCTACGCCGTCGGGCCGGACGGCAACCTGCCGTCCGGCAACTCCCTGCACCTGTCGATGCACCGGAACATGGTCTCCCGCTCCTTCAACTACACCTCTG GAATGGCTTCTAACTCCGGCGGCTCCGGCGACTCGGCGTTCCCGCCGGAGAGGAAGCACGGCCTGCTGGGCATGATGGGGTGGGGCGTGCTGATGCCCATCGGCATGATGACGGCGCGCTACTTCCGGCAGCTGGACCCGTGCTGGTTCTACAGCCACATGGCCATCCAGGTTGCCGGCTTCGCCATCGGCATCGCGGCCATCGTCCTCGGCTTCCGCCTCAACGAGGACGGGCTCAAGAACCTGTACGTGCACAAGGCGCTCGGCATCGCCATCTTGGTCATGGCCACTCTTCAG GTGATGGCCATCCTGGCGCGGCCTGACAAGACGTCCAAGGTGAGGCGGTTCTGGAACTGGTACCACCACAACATCGGCCGCGCGGCGATCCTGGTGGCCATCGGCAACATCTTCCTGGGGCTGTCCATCGCGCAGGAGGTCAGCGCCTACATCGTCTCCTACGGCGTCTTCGTCGCCGTGTGGGTGATCGCCGTCGCCGCCTTCGAGATGAAGAGGTGCTACGCGGACGACGACTGA
- the LOC133887726 gene encoding transcription factor RF2a-like — protein sequence MDPAQPMGEAAAAASRDVATMLPDSPPRRGAGHRRAQSEILLGGVLPDDLTFDADLGVVGKARGGDDEDEEEDDEYEEDGGGGSGSSSSRMFEMFLENGGKLAEPLEPSPHPHPPPPPARPRHQHSMSMDGSTSLASAAAGMAGRAGADAKKAISDAKLAELALVDPKRAKRILANRQSAARSKERKMRYIAELERKVQTLQTEATTLSAQLSMLQRDTTGLTSENSDLKVRVQTMEQQVRLQDALNDRLRDEVQQLKIATGQVNANIGKMGNFGLSSYGGNPQSYQRTHIQSLLAAQQLQQLQIHSQHQQQQQQTHLQQQHLSVAQQHQLLQDVLPFPGDLKMKGVASTSHAQNAGASDNHAIKSEP from the exons ATGGACCCGGCCCAACCCATGGgcgaggccgccgccgcggcgtcgcGGGACGTCGCCACGATGCTGCCGGactcgccgccgcggcgcgggGCGGGGCACCGCCGCGCGCAGTCGGAGATCCTCCTCGGGGGCGTGCTCCCCGACGACCTCACCTTCGATGCCGACCTCGGCGTCGTCGGGAAGGCcaggggtggcgacgacgaggacgaggaggaggacgacgaatACGAGGAGGATGGGGGCGGCGGGAGcggtagcagcagcagccggaTGTTTGAGATGTTCCTCGAGAACGGAGGCAAGCTCGCCGAGCCACTGGAGCCTTCACCGCACCCGCACCCACCGCCACCGCCCGCAAGGCCGCGGCACCAGCACAGCATGTCGATGGACGGCTCCACGTCACTGGCGTCCGCCGCCGCGGGGATGGCGGGGAGGGCGGGCGCTGACGCCAAGAAGGCCATCTCCGACGCCAAGCTCGCGGAGCTCGCGCTCGTTGACCCCAAGCGCGCCAAGAG GATCTTGGCAAACCGGCAGTCAGCTGCTAggtcaaaagaaagaaagatgcgCTACATTGCAGAGCTTGAAAGAAAAGTACAGACTCTCCAGACAGAAGCAACTACACTGTCAGCTCAGTTATCTATGTTACAG AGAGATACCACTGGTTTGACAAGTGAGAATAGTGATTTGAAGGTGCGGGTGCAGACAATGGAACAGCAGGTCAGGCTACAGGATG CACTGAACGACAGGCTAAGAGATGAGGTTCAGCAGCTGAAGATTGCAACAGGACAGGTTAATGCTAACATTGGAAAAATGGGGAACTTTGGTCTGTCCTCATATGGAGGCAATCCACAAAGTTACCAGCGCACCCATATACAGTCTCTTCTGGCTGCTCAGCAGCTGCAGCAACTTCAGATCCACTCCCAgcaccagcaacagcaacagcaaacGCATTTGCAGCAGCAACATCTCAGTGTAGCACAGCAGCACCAGCTGCTGCAGGATGTGCTTCCATTTCCTGGAGATCTGAAGATGAAAGGAGTGGCCTCGACATCGCATGCACAAAATGCGGGCGCCTCAGACAACCATGCTATCAAGAGTGAACCGTGA